In Methanooceanicella nereidis, a single window of DNA contains:
- a CDS encoding ribbon-helix-helix domain-containing protein: MPKISVDVPQELLDDLMSHVGEDKKFVSQSDAIRAAIRKMLDSLDEIDERHGRIRRMRK, encoded by the coding sequence ATGCCGAAGATCAGTGTTGATGTCCCCCAGGAACTTCTCGATGACCTCATGTCACATGTAGGAGAAGATAAGAAGTTCGTCAGCCAGTCGGACGCCATCCGTGCGGCAATAAGAAAAATGCTGGACTCGCTTGATGAGATAGATGAGAGACACGGCCGTATCCGGAGGATGAGGAAATGA
- the queC gene encoding 7-cyano-7-deazaguanine synthase QueC, translated as MKSIVLLSSGLDSVVAFKKAYDMSDIVLAITFDYGQRAAAQEIEHAKKICGRFNVKHLDIELPWLKEITRTALVNREKAVPEPTEQELDDIKGKALSTAHQVWVPNRNGAFINIAAAYADSLEADMIICGFNAEEGATFPDNTPGFVEAINKSLEYSCLKKVAVNAPVIDLDKEQIIREGAAINAPIDLSWSCYYSHESPCGKCESCMRRARAFRRAGIPDPSLEG; from the coding sequence ATGAAGTCTATCGTGCTATTATCAAGCGGGCTCGATTCCGTTGTAGCTTTTAAAAAGGCTTATGATATGTCGGATATTGTGCTCGCCATAACGTTCGATTACGGGCAGAGAGCCGCAGCACAAGAGATCGAACATGCTAAAAAGATATGCGGGCGCTTTAACGTAAAGCACCTGGATATCGAATTGCCCTGGCTGAAAGAGATCACCAGAACAGCGCTCGTGAACAGGGAAAAGGCGGTGCCGGAGCCAACGGAGCAGGAGCTCGACGATATAAAGGGAAAGGCGCTGTCCACGGCTCACCAGGTATGGGTGCCTAACAGGAATGGCGCTTTTATCAATATCGCCGCAGCCTATGCGGACTCGCTGGAAGCAGATATGATAATATGCGGGTTCAACGCGGAAGAGGGTGCGACGTTCCCGGATAATACGCCCGGGTTCGTGGAAGCCATCAATAAAAGCCTCGAATATTCATGCCTGAAGAAGGTCGCTGTAAATGCTCCCGTAATTGACCTTGACAAAGAGCAGATAATAAGGGAAGGCGCCGCGATAAACGCCCCGATCGACCTGAGCTGGAGCTGCTATTATTCACACGAGAGCCCTTGCGGTAAATGCGAAAGCTGTATGAGAAGGGCCCGCGCGTTCAGGCGTGCAGGGATACCGGACCCGTCGCTGGAGGGCTGA